A genomic segment from Streptomyces sp. NBC_00459 encodes:
- a CDS encoding quinone-dependent dihydroorotate dehydrogenase, whose protein sequence is MYKLFFRLVFTRMDPEEAHYLAFRWIRLAARVPVLRTFVAAALAPRYEELRTEAFGLRMHGPFGLAAGFDKNAVAIDGMSMLGFDHVEIGTVTGEPQPGNPKKRLFRLVPDRALINRMGFNNEGSLAVAARLASREAVFRTVVGVNIGKTKVVPEDEAVADYVKSTERLAAYADYLVVNVSSPNTPGLRNLQATEALRPLLSAVREAADRTVTTRRVPLLVKIAPDLADEDVDAVADLAVELGLDGIIATNTTIAREGLGLTSDPTLVKETGGLSGAPLKARSLEVLSRLYARVGDRITLVGVGGIENAEDAWQRILAGATLVQGYSAFVYEGPFWGRAIHKGLAARLRTSPYATLADAVGADVRKTV, encoded by the coding sequence ATGTACAAGCTTTTCTTCCGGCTGGTCTTCACCCGGATGGACCCCGAGGAAGCCCACTACCTGGCCTTCCGCTGGATCCGCCTCGCCGCCCGTGTCCCCGTGCTGCGGACGTTCGTCGCCGCCGCGCTGGCGCCCCGGTACGAGGAACTGCGCACCGAGGCCTTCGGGCTGCGGATGCACGGGCCCTTCGGGCTGGCGGCCGGTTTCGACAAGAACGCGGTCGCGATCGACGGGATGTCGATGCTCGGCTTCGACCACGTCGAGATCGGCACGGTCACGGGGGAGCCGCAGCCCGGCAACCCGAAGAAGCGGCTGTTCCGCCTTGTGCCGGACCGGGCGCTCATCAACCGCATGGGGTTCAACAACGAGGGTTCGCTGGCCGTGGCGGCCCGTCTGGCGAGCCGGGAGGCGGTCTTCAGGACCGTCGTCGGCGTCAACATCGGCAAGACCAAGGTCGTCCCCGAGGACGAAGCAGTCGCCGACTACGTGAAATCGACCGAGCGGCTGGCCGCGTACGCCGACTACCTCGTCGTCAACGTCAGCTCGCCCAACACGCCCGGCCTGCGCAATCTCCAGGCCACCGAGGCGCTGCGCCCCCTCCTCAGCGCCGTCCGCGAGGCCGCCGACCGTACGGTGACCACGCGCCGCGTCCCGCTGCTGGTGAAGATCGCGCCCGACCTCGCCGACGAGGACGTGGACGCCGTCGCCGACCTCGCCGTCGAACTGGGCCTGGACGGGATCATCGCCACGAACACCACCATCGCGCGCGAGGGACTCGGCCTGACCTCCGACCCCACCCTGGTGAAGGAGACCGGCGGCCTCTCCGGCGCACCCCTGAAGGCACGCTCCCTGGAGGTGCTGAGCCGCCTCTACGCGCGCGTGGGCGACCGGATCACCCTGGTGGGTGTCGGCGGCATCGAGAACGCCGAGGACGCCTGGCAGCGCATCCTGGCCGGTGCCACGCTCGTACAGGGCTACAGCGCCTTCGTATACGAGGGCCCGTTCTGGGGACGCGCCATCCACAAGGGCCTCGCGGCCCGCCTCCGCACGAGCCCGTACGCCACCCTCGCCGACGCTGTCGGCGCCGACGTGAGGAAGACCGTATGA